CGGAACAACGGTGCGTTGAATCGTGCACGCAGCTTCAATGACACGGTCGATCACGGACGCGAGCTTTTCTCGCTCGCGCTCGTCGAGACCGGAAAGATCCAACTGAATCGACTCGTCAATGACATGGTAGCGGTCGTCCTTCTCCTCGGACGTACCGTGCGCATAGAGCCTCGCCGCGAAGTCTTCACCGAGACGACGCGCCACCGCGTGATCCATCGACATGCCCGCGCACCCAATGAGGGCAAGCTTCAAAAGCTCACCGGGGCTTACGCGTCCATCCTCAAGCCCGATGGGGATCTCGACCCCACTTTGCGTGCGGCCGACAAACTGGCGCGTCGCGACCCTATCGACCCACACGCTGCCGGGACCGAAGCCCTCGGGGCGCTCGAACGTCTCGGGCGAGTGAACGCTCATAGGTGACTTCCTTCCAGCCGCGAGCGGCTTTTCGCCGCTTTTCGAAAAATGAAGGCCCCGGGTTTCCCCGGGGCCTTCGGTTGCTCCCCCAATTGGACTTGAACCAATAACCCTTCGATTAACAGTCGAATGCTCTGCCGATTGAGCTATGGGGGATCGACTCGAAATACATTAGCAGCGACCGCCCTCAGATCGCCAATTCAGAGGCCAGATCCGGCCAGGATGTGCCAAAGGCCACGCTGGCGCCCGCCACGGAGCCTCAACTTTCCAAGGAACCCCCCGAGCGGCGATAATGGAGCGCGCATACGGGCCCGTAGCTCAGTCGGTTAGAGCACCGGACTCATAATCCGTCGGTCGTGGGTTCAAGCCCCACCGGGCCTACCATATGCCCAGGTCACACCGTGTTTTTGGGCGTTTTTCGGCTTGATTTTTCGCGAAATCTTGCTGATCGTCCGCTTATTGTCCGTTTTGGTTTTGCTGCAACGCTTCCAGGGCACGCTGGGGCACACCGTGGGTGGAGTAGTGGCGCTCTGCCACTTGGATGGTGTTCCCCATGAGGGATTCACGATCCATTCGTGAAAGGCCTGACTCTTCTAACCTGCGTTCAACAATGCGGCGGAAAGTATGTGA
The window above is part of the Dermabacter vaginalis genome. Proteins encoded here:
- a CDS encoding OsmC family protein; its protein translation is MSVHSPETFERPEGFGPGSVWVDRVATRQFVGRTQSGVEIPIGLEDGRVSPGELLKLALIGCAGMSMDHAVARRLGEDFAARLYAHGTSEEKDDRYHVIDESIQLDLSGLDEREREKLASVIDRVIEAACTIQRTVVPGAEVRHTISDAGEPEAAASHEEEK